The following proteins are encoded in a genomic region of Periophthalmus magnuspinnatus isolate fPerMag1 chromosome 21, fPerMag1.2.pri, whole genome shotgun sequence:
- the LOC117389195 gene encoding LON peptidase N-terminal domain and RING finger protein 2-like isoform X1: METGLMNHQGPGEVFVHPLSNPGAAGICPEMLEVAEEANRAGDYDLAVEIYSSQLQDLPQPDRGLCLRKADSLARAGRISEALESYCTAAAISKLQPHELPLLVETIAKSLREKELGIPWTIHGQSNGGTGEDGECPEEDEVLDLFSCRLCRCLLHDPTTLECGHTFCKRCQDERSAQDCAQCKAKAPPGPSPQRRINVVLSGLLDKLFSTESRARRLWVEGELQWKNQNLKDALDKYNAAVELAPSTGRLLVQRAELHMEMLNYSQAVQDASSLCRISPHWTKAHYLKATALTQASRTDEALQEYFLCVALKPDWTKVKLEAQKVLSDLFSSVFEREDMPTPLHPLQRGLATRLIKPAALLGSLRAPGHRAGPCSSSSSQQGSELSVSKSAPVEDSRLTGLHPGAPDPQDGPSSSKSLASVLAALPTAPGALKRKHSGEGPSGAPSKMLRQGGGQVPAAVCGGRLVPAELLDSGDLECSLCMRLFYEPVTTPCGHTFCLKCLERCLDHNPNCPLCKENLSEYLANRGYNKTLLMEEVLQRYLGDELADRKKIHEEEMKELSNLNQEVPIFVCTMAFPTIPCPLHVFEPRYRLMIRRSMETGTKQFGMCIADDLKGFADYGCMLQVRDVKFFPDGRSVVDTIGVSRFKVLSHGQRDGYNTAKIEYLEDKKVEGDELLELLKLHDAVYEQANSWFTSLRDNMKSQILSHFGQLPTKDPDPQASSSGPAWCWWLLAVLPLENRAQLTILAMTSLKDRLMAIRRVLIFVTRKRPR, encoded by the exons ATGGAGACCGGGCTCATGAACCACCAGGGCCCGGGCGAGGTGTTCGTCCACCCGCTGTCCAACCCGGGGGCGGCGGGGATCTGCCCTGAAATGCTGGAGGTGGCGGAGGAGGCGAACCGGGCAGGGGACTATGATCTGGCCGTGGAGATCTACAGCTCCCAACTCCAGGACCTCCCGCAGCCGGACCGGGGCTTGTGTCTGCGGAAGGCCGACTCTCTGGCCAGAGCGGGTCGGATCTCGGAGGCGCTGGAGTCCTACTGCACTGCGGCGGCGATCAGCAAACTGCAGCCGCACGAACTGCCGCTGCTCGTGGAGACCATAGCCAAGAGTCTGCGGGAGAAGGAGCTGGGCATACCGTGGACGATACACGGCCAGAGCAACGGGGGCACGGGGGAGGATGGAG AGTGCCCGGAGGAGGACGAGGTGCTCGACCTGTTCTCGTGCCGCCTGTGCCGCTGCCTCCTGCACGACCCCACCACGCTGGAGTGTGGACACACCTTCTGCAAGCGCTGCCAGGATGAGCGTTCGGCCCAGGACTGCGCCCAATGTAAAGCCAAAGCTCCCCCCGGACCCAGCCCTCAGCGCAGGATCAATGTGGTCCTCAGCGGCCTCCTTGACAAGCTCTTCTCCACCGAGAGCAGGGCCCGGAGGCTGTGGGTGGAGGGCGAGCTGCAGTGGAAGAACCAGAACCTGAAGGATGCCCTGGACAAGTACAACGCCGCAGTGGAATTGG CGCCCTCCACTGGCCGCCTCTTGGTACAACGCGCTGAGCTGCACATGGAGATGCTCAACTACAGCCAGGCCGTGCAGGACGCCAGCAGCCTCTGTCGCATCTCCCCCCACTGGACCAAG GCACACTACCTGAAGGCCACGGCTCTGACCCAAGCGTCCCGCACGGATGAGGCGTTGCAGGAGTACTTCCTCTGTGTGGCCCTCAAACCTGACTGGACCAAAGTCAAACTGGAGGCTCAGAAA GTTCTGAGTGACCTGTTCTCCTCTGTGTTCGAGCGTGAGGACATGCCCACACCCCTGCACCCTCTCCAGAGAGGGCTGGCCACTCGTCTCATCAAACCTGCTGCTTTGCTGGGCTCCTTGAGGGCCCCAGGGCACAGAGCAGGcccctgttcctcctcctcctcacag CAGGGCTCTGAGCTGAGTGTGAGTAAAAGTGCACCTGTAGAAGACTCCAGACTGACTGGGCTGCATCCTGGGGCTCCTGACCCACAGGATGGACCTAGCAGCTCCAAGAGCCTGGCTAGTGTCTTGGCTGCTCTGCCCACTGCCCCTGGTGCCCTTAAGAGGAAACACAGTGGAGAGGGACCCTCTGGAGCCCCTTCTAAGATGCTTAGGCAAG GAGGTGGTCAGGTGCCTGCTGCAGTGTGCGGGGGCAGACTGGTCCCGGCTGAGCTGCTGGACAGTGGAGATCTGGAGTGTTCTCTGTGCATGAG GTTATTCTACGAGCCGGTCACCACTCCGTGCGGACACACCTTCTGCCTCAAATGTCTGGAACGCTGCCTGGACCACAACCCCAACTGCCCCCTGTGCAAGGAGAACCTATCCGAG TATCTGGCAAACCGCGGCTACAACAAGACCCTCCTCATGGAGGAGGTGCTGCAGCGTTACCTGGGAGATGAGCTTGCAGACAGGAAGAAGATCCacgaggaggagatgaaggagctCTCCAA cttgaaccaggaagtgccaATTTTTGTGTGTACCATGGCCTTTCCCACCATCCCCTGCCCTCTACATGTGTTTGAGCCGCGCTACAGGCTGATGATCCGCaggtccatggagacaggcaccAAGCAGTTCGGCATGTGCATCGCCGACGACCTCAAAGGCTTCGCAGACTACGGCTGTATGCTCCAG GTGCGGGACGTCAAGTTCTTTCCTGACGGCCGCTCTGTGGTGGACACCATCGGAGTGTCCCGCTTCAAGGTCCTGAGCCATGGACAGAGAGATGGATACAACACGGCAAAGATCGAGTACCTGGAGGACAAGAAG gtggaggggGATGAGCTGTTGGAGCTGCTCAAGCTCCACGATGCAGTGTATGAGCAGGCCAACAGCTGGTTCACCTCTCTGAGGGACAACATGAAGAGCCAGATCCTCAGTCACTTTGGACAGCTGCCTACCAAGGACCCAGATCCACAG GCCAGTTCCAGTGGCCCGGCCTGGTGCTGGTGGCTGCTGGCCGTTCTGCCTCTGGAGAACAGAGCCCAGCTCACCATCCTGGCCATGACCTCCCTCAAAGACCGCCTCATGGCCATCCGTAGGGTCCTGATCTTCGTTACCCGAAAGCGCCCGCGATGA
- the LOC117389195 gene encoding LON peptidase N-terminal domain and RING finger protein 2-like isoform X2 translates to METGLMNHQGPGEVFVHPLSNPGAAGICPEMLEVAEEANRAGDYDLAVEIYSSQLQDLPQPDRGLCLRKADSLARAGRISEALESYCTAAAISKLQPHELPLLVETIAKSLREKELGIPWTIHGQSNGGTGEDGECPEEDEVLDLFSCRLCRCLLHDPTTLECGHTFCKRCQDERSAQDCAQCKAKAPPGPSPQRRINVVLSGLLDKLFSTESRARRLWVEGELQWKNQNLKDALDKYNAAVELAPSTGRLLVQRAELHMEMLNYSQAVQDASSLCRISPHWTKAHYLKATALTQASRTDEALQEYFLCVALKPDWTKVKLEAQKVLSDLFSSVFEREDMPTPLHPLQRGLATRLIKPAALLGSLRAPGHRAGPCSSSSSQGSELSVSKSAPVEDSRLTGLHPGAPDPQDGPSSSKSLASVLAALPTAPGALKRKHSGEGPSGAPSKMLRQGGGQVPAAVCGGRLVPAELLDSGDLECSLCMRLFYEPVTTPCGHTFCLKCLERCLDHNPNCPLCKENLSEYLANRGYNKTLLMEEVLQRYLGDELADRKKIHEEEMKELSNLNQEVPIFVCTMAFPTIPCPLHVFEPRYRLMIRRSMETGTKQFGMCIADDLKGFADYGCMLQVRDVKFFPDGRSVVDTIGVSRFKVLSHGQRDGYNTAKIEYLEDKKVEGDELLELLKLHDAVYEQANSWFTSLRDNMKSQILSHFGQLPTKDPDPQASSSGPAWCWWLLAVLPLENRAQLTILAMTSLKDRLMAIRRVLIFVTRKRPR, encoded by the exons ATGGAGACCGGGCTCATGAACCACCAGGGCCCGGGCGAGGTGTTCGTCCACCCGCTGTCCAACCCGGGGGCGGCGGGGATCTGCCCTGAAATGCTGGAGGTGGCGGAGGAGGCGAACCGGGCAGGGGACTATGATCTGGCCGTGGAGATCTACAGCTCCCAACTCCAGGACCTCCCGCAGCCGGACCGGGGCTTGTGTCTGCGGAAGGCCGACTCTCTGGCCAGAGCGGGTCGGATCTCGGAGGCGCTGGAGTCCTACTGCACTGCGGCGGCGATCAGCAAACTGCAGCCGCACGAACTGCCGCTGCTCGTGGAGACCATAGCCAAGAGTCTGCGGGAGAAGGAGCTGGGCATACCGTGGACGATACACGGCCAGAGCAACGGGGGCACGGGGGAGGATGGAG AGTGCCCGGAGGAGGACGAGGTGCTCGACCTGTTCTCGTGCCGCCTGTGCCGCTGCCTCCTGCACGACCCCACCACGCTGGAGTGTGGACACACCTTCTGCAAGCGCTGCCAGGATGAGCGTTCGGCCCAGGACTGCGCCCAATGTAAAGCCAAAGCTCCCCCCGGACCCAGCCCTCAGCGCAGGATCAATGTGGTCCTCAGCGGCCTCCTTGACAAGCTCTTCTCCACCGAGAGCAGGGCCCGGAGGCTGTGGGTGGAGGGCGAGCTGCAGTGGAAGAACCAGAACCTGAAGGATGCCCTGGACAAGTACAACGCCGCAGTGGAATTGG CGCCCTCCACTGGCCGCCTCTTGGTACAACGCGCTGAGCTGCACATGGAGATGCTCAACTACAGCCAGGCCGTGCAGGACGCCAGCAGCCTCTGTCGCATCTCCCCCCACTGGACCAAG GCACACTACCTGAAGGCCACGGCTCTGACCCAAGCGTCCCGCACGGATGAGGCGTTGCAGGAGTACTTCCTCTGTGTGGCCCTCAAACCTGACTGGACCAAAGTCAAACTGGAGGCTCAGAAA GTTCTGAGTGACCTGTTCTCCTCTGTGTTCGAGCGTGAGGACATGCCCACACCCCTGCACCCTCTCCAGAGAGGGCTGGCCACTCGTCTCATCAAACCTGCTGCTTTGCTGGGCTCCTTGAGGGCCCCAGGGCACAGAGCAGGcccctgttcctcctcctcctcacag GGCTCTGAGCTGAGTGTGAGTAAAAGTGCACCTGTAGAAGACTCCAGACTGACTGGGCTGCATCCTGGGGCTCCTGACCCACAGGATGGACCTAGCAGCTCCAAGAGCCTGGCTAGTGTCTTGGCTGCTCTGCCCACTGCCCCTGGTGCCCTTAAGAGGAAACACAGTGGAGAGGGACCCTCTGGAGCCCCTTCTAAGATGCTTAGGCAAG GAGGTGGTCAGGTGCCTGCTGCAGTGTGCGGGGGCAGACTGGTCCCGGCTGAGCTGCTGGACAGTGGAGATCTGGAGTGTTCTCTGTGCATGAG GTTATTCTACGAGCCGGTCACCACTCCGTGCGGACACACCTTCTGCCTCAAATGTCTGGAACGCTGCCTGGACCACAACCCCAACTGCCCCCTGTGCAAGGAGAACCTATCCGAG TATCTGGCAAACCGCGGCTACAACAAGACCCTCCTCATGGAGGAGGTGCTGCAGCGTTACCTGGGAGATGAGCTTGCAGACAGGAAGAAGATCCacgaggaggagatgaaggagctCTCCAA cttgaaccaggaagtgccaATTTTTGTGTGTACCATGGCCTTTCCCACCATCCCCTGCCCTCTACATGTGTTTGAGCCGCGCTACAGGCTGATGATCCGCaggtccatggagacaggcaccAAGCAGTTCGGCATGTGCATCGCCGACGACCTCAAAGGCTTCGCAGACTACGGCTGTATGCTCCAG GTGCGGGACGTCAAGTTCTTTCCTGACGGCCGCTCTGTGGTGGACACCATCGGAGTGTCCCGCTTCAAGGTCCTGAGCCATGGACAGAGAGATGGATACAACACGGCAAAGATCGAGTACCTGGAGGACAAGAAG gtggaggggGATGAGCTGTTGGAGCTGCTCAAGCTCCACGATGCAGTGTATGAGCAGGCCAACAGCTGGTTCACCTCTCTGAGGGACAACATGAAGAGCCAGATCCTCAGTCACTTTGGACAGCTGCCTACCAAGGACCCAGATCCACAG GCCAGTTCCAGTGGCCCGGCCTGGTGCTGGTGGCTGCTGGCCGTTCTGCCTCTGGAGAACAGAGCCCAGCTCACCATCCTGGCCATGACCTCCCTCAAAGACCGCCTCATGGCCATCCGTAGGGTCCTGATCTTCGTTACCCGAAAGCGCCCGCGATGA